One segment of Chloroflexota bacterium DNA contains the following:
- a CDS encoding ABC transporter permease yields the protein MPAVRTYLLKRSLSLVPTLVGVTILVFLMVRMIPGSIVEQMLGAEARATEETKAQMRAFFGLDQPLHIQYAHWAGGIVQGDLGKSWRLGLPVSQLLGNGLSVTLQLTLGALLIALIVGIPLGVLSAVKENTPLDHVARIASLFSLSIPIFWQAAMLILAFSMWFNWVPPVEYASPLKDPVANLKQMILPCIVLGTVVAAQVMRMTRSSLLEIMRQDYVRTARAKGLAERIVVSRHAFKNSLIPIITVIGVQVGYLLGGAVVTEEVFTLPGVGRLMLNAVYQRDYPLIQGAILFIAALFMLSNLLVDLCYAYLDPRIRYD from the coding sequence ATGCCGGCCGTGAGAACATATCTCCTGAAACGGTCCTTGTCCCTCGTTCCGACCCTGGTTGGCGTGACGATTCTGGTCTTTTTGATGGTGCGGATGATCCCTGGCAGCATCGTGGAGCAGATGCTCGGGGCGGAGGCCCGCGCCACCGAGGAGACGAAGGCGCAGATGCGCGCCTTCTTCGGGCTGGATCAGCCGCTGCACATCCAATATGCCCACTGGGCTGGCGGCATCGTGCAGGGCGACCTCGGCAAGAGCTGGCGGCTGGGCCTGCCGGTCTCGCAGCTGCTCGGGAACGGTCTCAGCGTGACGCTGCAACTGACGCTCGGGGCGCTGCTGATCGCGCTGATCGTCGGCATCCCGCTGGGCGTGCTGTCGGCGGTCAAGGAGAACACCCCGCTCGACCATGTCGCGCGGATCGCCAGCCTGTTCAGCCTCTCGATCCCGATCTTCTGGCAGGCGGCGATGCTGATCCTGGCGTTCTCGATGTGGTTCAACTGGGTGCCGCCCGTCGAGTACGCCTCGCCGCTCAAAGACCCGGTCGCCAATCTCAAGCAGATGATCCTGCCGTGCATCGTGCTGGGCACGGTCGTGGCGGCCCAGGTGATGCGGATGACCCGCTCCTCGCTGCTGGAGATCATGCGGCAGGACTACGTACGGACGGCCCGCGCCAAGGGGCTGGCCGAGCGGATCGTGGTGAGCCGCCACGCCTTCAAGAACTCGCTGATCCCGATCATCACCGTGATCGGCGTGCAGGTCGGCTACCTGCTCGGCGGCGCGGTGGTCACGGAAGAGGTCTTCACCCTGCCGGGCGTCGGCCGGCTGATGCTGAACGCGGTCTACCAGCGGGACTACCCGCTGATCCAGGGCGCGATCCTGTTCATCGCCGCGCTGTTCATGCTGAGCAACCTGCTGGTGGATCTGTGCTACGCCTATCTCGACCCGCGCATTCGGTACGACTGA
- a CDS encoding esterase-like activity of phytase family protein, which translates to MGARGAARRAPLVWRLAVALLLVLGTVSSPLGRAETTFAAGPMPDLRSIVLQGSELPGYASDAGRTALQERPDGTATYDAVFLRQSAATGSGPAEIRMAAARTASGKASAQALVATRDALQAAGWTLRDVPLLGDEAIGFEASGTAAGGPSNAGYGYVFRFGRHLIGAVLSGPSAATSFDQALGYAVQMSARLDAMLALAPVPDPDPAPAGTVVAAAPPPAASQQPSVAASAASAASAPASGGTTANARSGGAAEGSTAAAVPPSTRPAVTAAMVSTDVRLENAPELQNGFKIGGFSGLVAPDPSGTVFFTTTDRGPNGEIKVDGKKEIAFPLPHYTPRILKLKLESGKLQVADQITLKTPNGYTDPVTKTQDITGLPAFDGAGEEAYSPDGKEAYGTDPYGVDTEGIAYDSRDGSFWLGDEYGPSIVHVAADGTLLMRITPKGLGLSMPGVAVRELLPETFRKRKPNRGFEGISISPDGTRLFVMLQSPLLYPDAKAGEASRHIRVAVFDTSDGDNPKLAGIYIYQSQSASEVGAKDQDEIKIGDIAAVSRTRFLVGERDSAEGGSHKKVYLVDIEGATDITDKDKIDGKTVEQASESDLKKAGVAYLKKSMVVDLARLGFSPDKFEGLAFIDPTTLAVVNDNDFGVSAIDSRGKVVREGQAPRLVIVRVPEPIQ; encoded by the coding sequence GTGGGTGCACGGGGTGCGGCGCGGCGCGCGCCGCTGGTCTGGCGGCTCGCGGTGGCGTTGCTGCTGGTGCTCGGGACGGTCAGCAGCCCGCTTGGGCGGGCCGAGACGACGTTCGCGGCGGGGCCGATGCCGGACCTGCGCTCGATCGTGCTGCAGGGCAGCGAGCTGCCCGGCTACGCGTCAGACGCCGGCCGCACGGCGCTGCAGGAGCGCCCCGACGGCACCGCCACGTACGACGCGGTCTTCCTGCGCCAGAGCGCTGCCACCGGCTCCGGGCCGGCCGAGATCCGGATGGCTGCCGCCCGCACCGCCTCCGGCAAGGCCAGCGCCCAGGCGCTCGTGGCGACCCGCGACGCCCTCCAGGCGGCCGGCTGGACCCTCCGCGACGTGCCGCTGCTCGGCGACGAGGCCATCGGCTTCGAGGCGAGCGGCACAGCGGCCGGCGGCCCGTCGAACGCGGGCTACGGCTACGTCTTCCGCTTCGGCCGCCACCTGATCGGCGCGGTCCTCTCCGGTCCGTCCGCCGCAACGTCCTTCGATCAGGCGCTCGGGTACGCCGTCCAGATGTCGGCGCGGCTCGACGCGATGCTGGCACTCGCGCCCGTCCCGGACCCCGATCCGGCCCCGGCCGGCACCGTGGTGGCGGCGGCCCCGCCGCCCGCCGCGAGCCAGCAGCCGTCAGTGGCCGCGAGCGCCGCCTCGGCCGCCAGCGCGCCGGCCTCTGGCGGGACCACGGCCAACGCGCGCTCCGGCGGGGCCGCCGAGGGTTCGACCGCCGCTGCCGTGCCGCCCTCGACCCGCCCGGCCGTCACGGCGGCGATGGTCTCCACGGACGTGCGGCTGGAGAACGCCCCGGAGCTGCAGAACGGCTTCAAGATCGGCGGCTTCTCGGGGCTGGTCGCGCCCGACCCGAGCGGGACCGTCTTCTTCACCACCACCGACCGTGGCCCGAACGGCGAGATCAAGGTGGACGGGAAGAAGGAGATCGCCTTCCCGCTGCCTCACTACACGCCGCGCATCCTGAAGCTCAAGCTGGAGAGCGGCAAGCTCCAGGTCGCGGACCAGATCACCCTCAAGACGCCGAACGGCTACACCGATCCGGTGACGAAGACCCAGGATATCACCGGCTTGCCGGCCTTCGACGGCGCGGGTGAGGAAGCGTACTCGCCGGACGGCAAAGAGGCGTACGGCACCGACCCGTACGGCGTGGACACCGAGGGCATCGCCTACGATTCGCGTGACGGCAGCTTCTGGCTGGGCGACGAGTACGGCCCGAGCATCGTGCACGTGGCGGCGGACGGCACCCTGCTGATGCGGATCACGCCGAAGGGGCTGGGGCTGTCGATGCCCGGCGTGGCCGTGCGCGAGCTGCTGCCGGAGACCTTCCGCAAGCGCAAGCCGAATCGTGGCTTCGAGGGCATCTCGATCTCGCCAGACGGCACGCGCCTCTTCGTGATGCTCCAGAGCCCGCTGCTCTACCCTGACGCGAAGGCCGGCGAAGCATCCCGCCACATCCGGGTGGCCGTCTTCGATACGTCCGACGGGGACAACCCGAAGCTGGCCGGCATCTACATCTACCAGTCGCAGTCGGCATCAGAAGTTGGCGCAAAAGACCAGGACGAGATCAAGATCGGTGATATCGCAGCCGTGAGCCGGACCCGCTTCCTGGTCGGCGAGCGCGACAGCGCCGAGGGCGGCAGCCACAAGAAGGTCTACCTCGTCGATATCGAGGGCGCGACGGACATTACCGACAAGGACAAGATCGACGGCAAGACCGTCGAGCAGGCCAGCGAGTCCGATCTCAAGAAGGCCGGCGTCGCCTACTTGAAGAAGTCGATGGTGGTGGATCTGGCCAGGCTCGGGTTCAGCCCCGACAAGTTCGAGGGGCTGGCGTTCATCGATCCGACCACCCTCGCCGTCGTCAACGACAACGACTTCGGCGTCTCGGCCATCGACTCGCGGGGCAAGGTGGTCCGCGAAGGGCAGGCGCCCAGGCTGGTGATCGTCCGCGTGCCAGAACCGATCCAGTAG
- a CDS encoding response regulator: MARVLIIEDEPEILDLLGDLLTLEGYDVHQLRRIPLGLDQVRVLAPNAIVLDLRLPGLGGMELVRLLAADRQLRRTPVVICSGADDLTSIYRQELTSLGCEIVPKPFELEDLIGSVRRAVWSSQSCW; encoded by the coding sequence GTGGCCCGCGTCCTGATCATTGAGGACGAGCCCGAGATTCTCGATCTCCTCGGCGACCTGCTCACGCTCGAAGGGTACGACGTTCATCAGCTGCGGCGGATACCGCTGGGGCTCGATCAGGTGCGGGTGCTCGCGCCAAACGCCATCGTCCTCGACCTCAGGCTGCCGGGGCTTGGCGGCATGGAGCTGGTGCGGCTGCTGGCAGCGGACCGGCAGTTGCGCCGCACGCCGGTCGTCATCTGCTCGGGGGCGGACGACCTCACCAGCATCTACCGGCAGGAGCTGACCAGCCTCGGCTGCGAGATCGTGCCGAAGCCGTTCGAGCTGGAAGACCTGATCGGCAGCGTGCGGCGGGCCGTCTGGAGCAGCCAGAGCTGCTGGTGA
- a CDS encoding MFS transporter, with the protein MVRMVSAFSLGRGATGAAAERRRNLIAISVVSFLASVGFMVVMPFLPVLLREVTGGDAASAGLWLGLAISVAPLMTALTAPIWTAIGDRFGRKAMLERSVVCIGIGIGLMAVASTAWHVVALRAVVGGLGGVSVAALAAITATTPRRELGPAVGTLQAAQTAGAMFGPLMGGVLGSMLGMREAFVLAALIFVLALGLIHVLFTDMPALVEPPVRPTTREQSRSAGALGVGIAVALTAAFLLQFIEGSFLILFPIELERLGVADEHFAMVFGVGLSLVYLAATISAAVAGRLTGRWSAMTLMAGMAALAVLILAPMLFVTTYWQFIGLRVLLAALAGAGPTLAYAAVAASCSPERRGQMVSLTSSAATLGWAASPLIAGALIQISPALLVLMNMGIFGIVALLLIGGQRGLFDPLGTLVEGRGMPSFPRAGLAALRPSLAGPRGLLDRLHAPATLMPARKVQQPRFTTAEVEAALLGRSHGSRAQSALDMAAQTARWMPTEPRKAFREVGRYADRVPAILYQMRNGGDPEMIGRELSPLGGSWPVRRTVEIAADLIARELNR; encoded by the coding sequence ATGGTACGTATGGTCTCGGCGTTCTCGCTCGGGCGCGGTGCGACCGGAGCGGCAGCCGAGCGGCGCCGTAATCTCATCGCCATCAGCGTCGTCTCGTTCTTAGCCTCCGTCGGCTTCATGGTCGTGATGCCGTTCCTGCCGGTCCTCCTCCGCGAGGTCACTGGCGGTGATGCTGCCAGCGCCGGCCTCTGGCTGGGCCTGGCGATCAGCGTCGCGCCCCTGATGACGGCGCTGACCGCCCCGATCTGGACGGCGATCGGCGACAGATTCGGTCGCAAGGCGATGCTCGAGCGGTCGGTAGTGTGCATCGGCATCGGCATCGGGCTGATGGCGGTGGCCTCGACGGCGTGGCATGTGGTGGCGTTGCGGGCCGTCGTCGGCGGCCTCGGCGGCGTCTCGGTGGCGGCCCTGGCGGCGATCACGGCAACCACCCCCCGGCGCGAGCTTGGCCCGGCGGTCGGCACGCTCCAGGCGGCGCAGACCGCCGGCGCGATGTTCGGCCCGCTGATGGGCGGCGTGCTCGGCTCGATGCTCGGCATGCGCGAGGCGTTCGTCCTGGCCGCGCTGATCTTCGTCCTGGCGCTCGGCCTGATCCACGTGCTGTTCACGGACATGCCGGCCCTGGTCGAGCCGCCCGTGCGCCCGACCACCCGCGAGCAGTCCCGCTCGGCCGGCGCGCTCGGCGTCGGCATCGCAGTGGCCCTGACGGCCGCCTTCCTGCTCCAGTTCATCGAGGGCAGCTTCCTGATCCTCTTCCCGATCGAGCTGGAGCGGCTGGGCGTGGCGGACGAGCACTTCGCGATGGTGTTCGGCGTCGGCCTCTCGCTGGTATACCTCGCCGCGACGATCTCGGCAGCGGTGGCCGGCCGGCTGACCGGCCGCTGGTCCGCGATGACCCTGATGGCCGGCATGGCGGCACTGGCCGTCCTGATTCTGGCGCCGATGCTCTTCGTGACGACCTACTGGCAGTTCATCGGGCTGCGGGTGCTGCTGGCGGCGCTGGCTGGCGCCGGCCCGACGCTCGCCTACGCGGCGGTAGCGGCAAGCTGCTCGCCGGAGCGGCGCGGCCAGATGGTCAGCCTGACGTCGAGCGCGGCGACGCTCGGCTGGGCGGCCAGCCCGCTGATCGCCGGCGCACTGATCCAGATCAGCCCGGCCCTGCTGGTGCTGATGAACATGGGCATCTTCGGCATCGTGGCGCTGCTGCTGATCGGCGGGCAGCGCGGGCTGTTCGATCCGCTGGGGACGCTGGTGGAGGGGCGCGGGATGCCGAGCTTCCCACGCGCCGGCCTCGCCGCGCTGCGCCCGAGCCTGGCCGGGCCGCGCGGCCTGCTCGACCGTCTCCACGCCCCGGCCACGCTGATGCCCGCGCGCAAGGTGCAGCAGCCGCGTTTCACGACCGCCGAGGTCGAGGCCGCGCTGCTGGGGCGTTCGCACGGGTCCCGGGCCCAGTCGGCGCTCGACATGGCGGCCCAGACCGCCCGCTGGATGCCGACCGAGCCACGGAAGGCGTTCCGCGAGGTGGGGCGGTACGCGGACCGGGTGCCGGCGATCCTCTACCAGATGCGGAACGGCGGCGATCCTGAGATGATCGGGCGGGAGTTGAGCCCGCTGGGCGGCAGCTGGCCGGTCCGGCGGACGGTCGAGATCGCGGCGGACCTGATCGCGCGGGAGCTGAACCGGTAG
- a CDS encoding AAA family ATPase, translating into MTRWQHGLIVGKLRPPHTGHSYLIRTALEQVERLTLVVCRHASDTIPVELRADWLRELFPTVDVRIWDSADHDPHDSALWARLTREWLPGAPDVVFTSESYGEAYAGYLGCDHVCLDPDRTTVPISASQILARPLAHLDYLEPPVRAYFVPRVVLVGAESTGKTTLARALAAHYQTAWVPEYGRPYWDGLLPSAATAYSTQDFVHIARTQQAMEDMLARHANRVLICDTDAFTTWLWHELYMGQDAPAVRQIAERHRHVLHILTGEEIAWEDDGTRDQPHRRAWFQSRFREELTRSHRPFVEVHGRPDERLAAATVAIDRLLSDADPETPPGCTPTLE; encoded by the coding sequence ATGACGCGCTGGCAGCACGGCCTGATCGTCGGGAAGCTGCGCCCGCCGCACACGGGCCACAGCTACCTGATTCGCACCGCCCTGGAGCAGGTCGAGCGGCTGACGCTGGTGGTCTGCCGCCACGCCTCCGACACGATCCCGGTCGAGCTGCGGGCCGACTGGCTCCGCGAGCTGTTCCCGACGGTGGACGTCCGCATCTGGGACTCCGCCGACCACGACCCGCACGACTCGGCGCTCTGGGCGCGGCTGACGCGGGAGTGGCTGCCCGGCGCGCCGGACGTGGTCTTCACCTCCGAGAGCTACGGCGAGGCCTACGCGGGCTACCTCGGCTGCGATCACGTCTGCCTGGACCCCGACCGTACGACCGTCCCGATCTCGGCCTCGCAGATTCTGGCTCGGCCGCTGGCCCATCTCGACTACCTGGAGCCGCCGGTACGGGCCTATTTCGTGCCGCGCGTGGTGCTGGTCGGGGCGGAATCGACCGGCAAGACGACCCTGGCTCGAGCATTGGCCGCCCACTACCAGACGGCCTGGGTTCCCGAGTACGGCCGGCCCTACTGGGATGGCCTGCTGCCGTCGGCCGCCACGGCCTACAGCACCCAGGACTTCGTGCACATCGCGCGGACCCAGCAGGCGATGGAGGACATGCTCGCCCGACATGCCAACCGTGTCCTGATCTGCGACACCGACGCCTTCACCACCTGGCTCTGGCACGAGCTGTACATGGGCCAGGATGCGCCGGCCGTCCGGCAGATCGCCGAGCGCCACCGCCACGTCCTCCACATCCTGACGGGCGAGGAGATCGCCTGGGAGGATGATGGCACCCGCGATCAGCCGCACCGCCGCGCCTGGTTCCAGAGCCGTTTCCGCGAGGAGCTGACCCGCTCGCACCGACCGTTCGTCGAGGTGCATGGCCGCCCCGACGAGCGGCTGGCCGCCGCCACGGTCGCCATCGACCGCCTCCTGTCCGACGCCGACCCGGAGACGCCTCCTGGCTGCACGCCAACCCTGGAATAG
- a CDS encoding nicotinamide mononucleotide transporter, with product MPVSRSPSPQLTVALYVLAALLSVGVVAGHWLGLLPVPLDATELLAFVTGAWTVWLAARNNVWNWPIGVANSALFVVLFFGARLYFDMSLNVFYVLSGLWGWWAWTYGGAGRTEKPIGHVGPLEAVGVLAGGAALTALMWHGGILLDSAAPALDAITTGISVVAQWLLMRRFVENWYAWIAADIIYVPMYVSRELPLTAVLYAVFLLVCLRGLVEWRAIMRRQQSARTTVIPALAVREAGA from the coding sequence ATGCCTGTGTCTCGCTCGCCCTCACCTCAACTCACGGTCGCGCTCTACGTCCTGGCCGCCCTGCTCTCGGTCGGCGTCGTCGCCGGGCACTGGCTCGGCCTGCTGCCCGTCCCGCTCGACGCCACCGAGCTGCTGGCCTTCGTCACGGGCGCCTGGACGGTCTGGCTGGCGGCCCGCAACAACGTCTGGAACTGGCCGATTGGCGTCGCCAACTCGGCCCTCTTCGTCGTCCTGTTCTTCGGCGCGCGCCTCTACTTCGATATGAGCCTGAACGTCTTCTACGTGCTCTCGGGCCTGTGGGGCTGGTGGGCCTGGACCTACGGCGGGGCCGGCCGCACCGAGAAGCCGATCGGCCACGTCGGCCCGCTCGAAGCGGTCGGCGTCCTGGCTGGCGGCGCGGCCCTGACCGCCCTGATGTGGCACGGCGGCATCCTGCTCGACAGCGCCGCGCCGGCCCTGGACGCCATCACCACCGGCATCAGCGTGGTGGCGCAGTGGCTGCTGATGCGTCGCTTCGTCGAGAACTGGTACGCCTGGATCGCCGCGGACATCATCTACGTGCCGATGTACGTCTCCCGTGAGTTGCCGCTGACCGCCGTCCTCTACGCCGTGTTCCTGCTGGTGTGCCTGCGCGGGCTGGTGGAGTGGCGCGCCATCATGCGGCGGCAGCAGTCCGCGCGTACGACTGTCATCCCGGCCCTGGCCGTCCGGGAGGCTGGCGCATGA
- a CDS encoding radical SAM protein, producing MPRPEYVPIQCKSALNRVQGMPFKWSLNPYAGCVHACVYCYARSHYQLAGHGDAGREFETRILVKSNIAEVLRRELRRPSWSFELVSLGTVTDCYQPAEGRFRVTRACLETLADCANPLGMVTKSPLVLRDLDILAPLARQAKVRIFFTITTVDLDLWRTIEPGTANPFKRLAVMQRLNEAGVPAGVLLAPILPGLTDSSASLEAVAQAAAEHRAAFLGTSTLRLAPVVKEQYLGFVDREHPDLLPRYERAYPGREAPQAYQQALDARVERIRERYGFAERSMRKAGLSSAAEPLPADPLPRRVGPQLLLPMIS from the coding sequence ATGCCTCGCCCCGAGTACGTCCCGATCCAGTGCAAATCGGCCCTCAACCGCGTCCAGGGGATGCCGTTCAAATGGTCGTTGAACCCGTACGCGGGGTGCGTGCACGCCTGTGTGTACTGCTATGCCCGCTCGCACTATCAACTGGCGGGGCACGGTGATGCCGGGCGGGAGTTCGAGACCCGGATCCTGGTCAAGTCCAACATCGCGGAGGTGCTGCGGCGCGAGCTGCGGCGGCCGTCGTGGTCGTTCGAGCTGGTGTCGCTCGGGACGGTGACGGACTGCTACCAGCCGGCCGAAGGGCGCTTCCGAGTCACGCGGGCCTGCCTGGAGACCCTGGCCGACTGTGCCAACCCGCTCGGCATGGTGACGAAGTCGCCGCTGGTCCTCCGCGACCTGGACATCCTGGCCCCGCTGGCCCGGCAGGCGAAGGTCAGGATCTTCTTCACCATCACGACCGTCGATCTGGACCTCTGGCGCACCATCGAGCCGGGCACGGCAAACCCGTTCAAGCGGCTCGCGGTGATGCAGCGGCTCAACGAGGCAGGCGTGCCGGCGGGGGTGCTGCTCGCGCCGATCCTGCCCGGGCTGACGGACTCGTCGGCCTCGCTGGAGGCGGTCGCGCAGGCGGCCGCCGAGCACCGAGCGGCCTTTCTCGGCACCAGCACCTTGCGGCTTGCGCCCGTCGTCAAGGAACAGTACCTCGGGTTTGTGGACCGCGAGCACCCGGATCTGCTGCCTCGCTACGAGCGCGCCTACCCGGGCCGCGAGGCGCCCCAGGCGTACCAGCAGGCGCTGGATGCGCGCGTCGAACGGATCCGCGAGCGCTACGGCTTCGCGGAGCGCTCGATGCGGAAGGCTGGCCTCAGCTCGGCGGCCGAGCCGCTGCCTGCGGACCCGCTCCCGCGGCGCGTCGGGCCGCAACTGCTGCTCCCGATGATCTCGTAG
- a CDS encoding 2-hydroxyacid dehydrogenase: MRLAIDERYREAVDGRFVGHDIVFVRTETTAADVLIDQIRDCEILLSGRSGPYVLSREMIEQLPNLQLLVKGGSGADHFDVEALSDHGILLTLNVGMNASSVADHILMLTLLCLRNAARDIINMRMGIWDRVDPPRPPYELAGKTVGIIGLGHIGLHVAKRVAGFGAHSISYQRTSRPDGMILAGIRSVSLDTLLRESDIVVLCVPHTRDTDRMIGERELSLMKPTAILINAARGRVIDESALYRALAERRILAAGLDTFEVEPTPPDNPLLALDNVVATPHVAGGSFESEQYKTPLTLDNIDRFLAGERPHRLANPDVWDSGRARARQARAHSSSSR, translated from the coding sequence ATGCGTCTCGCGATTGACGAGCGCTATCGAGAGGCGGTAGACGGACGCTTCGTCGGCCACGATATCGTGTTCGTGCGGACCGAGACGACCGCGGCTGATGTCTTGATCGACCAGATTCGGGATTGCGAGATCCTCCTGTCGGGTCGGTCTGGCCCGTACGTGCTCAGCCGCGAGATGATCGAGCAGCTTCCGAACCTCCAGTTGCTGGTCAAAGGTGGCTCCGGAGCGGACCATTTTGATGTCGAGGCGCTCAGCGATCACGGCATCCTGCTGACGCTGAATGTCGGGATGAATGCGTCGTCGGTCGCCGACCACATTCTGATGCTCACGTTACTCTGCCTGCGAAATGCGGCGCGCGACATCATCAACATGCGGATGGGCATCTGGGACCGTGTCGATCCGCCACGACCACCGTATGAACTGGCCGGCAAGACGGTTGGTATCATCGGGCTGGGGCACATCGGCCTGCACGTCGCGAAACGCGTGGCAGGCTTCGGCGCCCACTCCATCTCCTACCAGCGGACCTCCCGACCGGACGGCATGATTCTGGCGGGCATCCGCTCCGTGTCCCTTGACACCCTGCTCCGAGAGTCAGACATCGTGGTGCTGTGCGTGCCGCACACCAGGGACACCGACCGTATGATCGGCGAGCGTGAGCTGAGCCTGATGAAGCCAACGGCCATCCTGATCAATGCCGCCCGTGGGCGAGTCATCGACGAGTCGGCCCTCTACCGAGCGCTCGCCGAGCGTCGCATCCTGGCGGCCGGACTGGACACCTTCGAGGTCGAGCCGACTCCACCGGACAATCCGTTGCTCGCACTCGACAACGTCGTCGCGACGCCCCATGTGGCCGGTGGTTCTTTCGAGAGCGAGCAGTACAAGACCCCGTTGACGCTCGACAACATCGACCGTTTCCTGGCTGGCGAGCGCCCACACCGGCTTGCGAACCCAGATGTCTGGGACAGCGGTCGCGCGCGAGCCCGCCAGGCCCGTGCGCACTCCTCCAGCAGCAGATAG